A region of the Rhizobium binae genome:
ACCGCTTGCCGCTGAAATCGGCTATATACCCGCCGTCGGCTATATCTCTATCAAGGCCGTAATCGCCATCGGATTGTGGGGCGCGGCCGTGATCGGTTACTGTACGAGAACACTCACCGTTGCCGAAAGAATGGTCGCGATAGCGGCAGCCTTTCTTCTGGTAGCCGCATTGCCGCTCACCGATGAAGCAGGCTTTTTGCTGTCGGGCGGTTTTGCGCTCTGGCTCTGGTACCGGTCTCGAACAGCGCAGAAGGCCGAGCCGGCGCCGTGAGCCTTTGCGTGTTGACAGGCGGAAAGTTAACGGTGATCGCCACAACGACGTTCATGTTGCAGTGGACGCATTCCGTCGAGAAAATCGAGTGGCGGGAGCGCTGGCAGGTGGAACCGACCGGTCTCCATGTCATGGAAGCGAGCGTCAAAGGCTCCGGGGCAGGAATGGAACCGGGGGACGGCGCCGTATTCAGAGACGGCTGGTGGACATGGCAGCCGAAACTAGCACCCCTGAAGCAGCTTTTGTTAGCGGCATCCGGAGCAACGGCCAGCGGCTGGCGCCTCTGTTATGCGAATAACTGCCGGGAACTCGGCGTACAGTCAGGTGAAGACACGACGCTCAGTTCCTGTCCATGACAAGGACGTATGAAGCCGGCGGAGCGTCGTCGTCAGACAGCTCTTCCGGTTGTCGAGAAAGCCCAACTCACGCCTCTCGATCATTCGTTCAGCCAAGACGCAAACAAAAGCTGTCACCGATTGCAAACTTGTCACTCAAATGAACCGTCGCCGGAACCTTGACCCGGCGGCGTCGATTCCCCGGACGATAATTGACGCCGAGTGATCCGCGCTGGTGCGCTGAACGTTCGGCAGTCTGAGCTCAGACTAGACCCGGTTTAGCCGGTGACGAAGTCGAGGAGCAGCTTGACGTTCAGCCCGGCGATCACGACCGCGATCACATAGGCGATGCCGCTCAGCCAGCGGGGCGCCACGAGTGCTCCCATCTTGGCCTTGCTGGCGGTAAACATCACGAGCGGAAAGACGGCGAAGGAAAGCTGCAGGCTGAGCACCACCTGCGTGAGGATCAAAAGCTCGGCCGTGCCTTGGTCGCCGTACCAGATGGTGACGATTGCCGCCGGGACGATGGCGATGGCGCGGGTGATCAGCCGGCGAACCCATGGCTGCAGCCGGATTTTGAGGAAGCCTTCCATGACGATCTGGCCGGCAAGCGTCGCCGTCACCGTCGAGTTGAGGCCGCAGCAGAGAAGCGCGATGCCGAACAGCGTCGGCGCGATCGCCAGACCCAGCAGCGGCGACAGCAGCGAATGCGCCTCGCCGAGTTCGACGATGTCGGTCCTGCCGTGCGCATTGAAGGCGGCGGCGGCCAGGATCAGGATCGAGGCGTTGATCAGCAGCGCAAAACAGAGAGCAACTGTCGAGTCGATCGTCGCATAGGTCAGCGCCTCCTTCTTTTCGGGAACCGTGTGGCCGTAGGCCCGCGTCTGCACGATGCCGGAGTGGAGGTAGAGATTGTGCGGCATGACGGTCGCGCCGAGAATGCCGAGGGCGAGATAGAGCATCTCAGGATTGGTGACGATCTCGGTGGTTGGGAAGAAGCCGGTGATGACGGAGCCCCACTGCGGGTCGGCCAGCAGGATCTGCACGCCGAAGCAGAGCGCGATGACGCCGAGAAGCGCGATGATGAAGGCCTCCACCCAGCGGAAGCCGAGTTTCTGCAGGAAGAGGATCACGAAGACGTCGAGCGCGGTGATGAGAACGCCGAGTTCGAGCGGAATGCCCATCAGCAGGTTGAGGCCGATCGCCGTGCCGATCACCTCGGCGATGTCGGTGGCGATGATGGCAATTTCGGCAAAGGCCCAGAGCGGCACCGAAACCCACTTCGGATAGGCGTCGCGGCAGGCCTGCGCCAGGTCGCGGCCCGATGCGATCGCAAGACGCGCGCAGAGCGATTGCAGTACGATCGCCATCAGGTTGGAGAGCAGGGCGACGGTGAGCAGCGCATAGCCGAATTTCGAGCCGCCGGCGAGCGAGGTCGCCCAGTTGCCGGGGTCCATATAGCCGACGGCAACCATATAGCCCGGCCCGGCAAAGGCCGCCGCCCTGCGCCACCTCGAGCTGTGACGCCCGGTTCCGACCGTGCGGTAGACATCCGACAGCGACGCCTCTCCGCGTTCGTGCCGCCAGCCGCTTCTTGCATTGGGATTGAGGGCGTCCATACCATTTCCACCTGTTTATCGTCCTGCACTATGACGAATTAGAATGATAATGCAAGTCATTCGCAACAAGAAAATTCATCCTCGATGTTTTGCAAACGCGGCCATTGCGTTTGTCGTTCCAGCGCATACATGGATGCCGATCGCAGATGACGATCGGGCGAGCTGAAGCGAAGGATTGGAAATGGCCGGATTCTTGAGAAAATTGCTGCCGAAACGGTTCCGCAAGGATGGCGTCACCATTCCGGTCGTCAGATTGCAGGGCGCGATCATCAGTGGCGGCGGCCAGTTTCGGCCAACCCTCAATCTCGCCAATGTCGCCCCGGTTCTCGAAAAGGCCTTCGCCATCAAGGACGCACCGGCGGTTGCCATCTCGATCAACTCGCCGGGCGGCTCGCCCGTCCAGTCCCGGCTGATCTTCACCCGCATCCGCGAACTTGCCCGCGAGAAACAGAAGAAGGTTCTGATCTTCGTCGAGGATGTCGCCGCCTCCGGCGGTTATATGATCGCGCTTGCCGGCGACGAGATCATCGCCGACGCCACCTCGATCGTCGGCTCGATCGGCGTCGTCTCCGGCGGTTTCGGCTTTCCCGAGCTCCTGAAGAAGATCGGCGTCGAGCGCCGCGTCTATACAGCGGGTGAGAACAAGGTGATCCTCGATCCGTTCCAGCCGGAAAAGGAAAAGGACATCGAATATCTGAAGAGCCTGCAGCTCGAAATCCATCAGGTCTTCATAGCGATGGTGCGCGAGCGCCGCGCCGGCAAGCTGAAGGATGACGCGACGGTCTTTTCCGGCCTGTTCTGGAGCGGCACCCGCGGCCTCGAACTCGGCCTCATCGACGGCCTCGGCGACATGCGCCAGGAACTGAAGCGGCGTTACGGCCAGAAGACCAAGCTGGAGCTGGTCACCGCCAGCCGCGGCCTGCTCGGTCGCCGCATTCCCG
Encoded here:
- a CDS encoding DUF1850 domain-containing protein, with translation MIATTTFMLQWTHSVEKIEWRERWQVEPTGLHVMEASVKGSGAGMEPGDGAVFRDGWWTWQPKLAPLKQLLLAASGATASGWRLCYANNCRELGVQSGEDTTLSSCP
- a CDS encoding Nramp family divalent metal transporter; translated protein: MDALNPNARSGWRHERGEASLSDVYRTVGTGRHSSRWRRAAAFAGPGYMVAVGYMDPGNWATSLAGGSKFGYALLTVALLSNLMAIVLQSLCARLAIASGRDLAQACRDAYPKWVSVPLWAFAEIAIIATDIAEVIGTAIGLNLLMGIPLELGVLITALDVFVILFLQKLGFRWVEAFIIALLGVIALCFGVQILLADPQWGSVITGFFPTTEIVTNPEMLYLALGILGATVMPHNLYLHSGIVQTRAYGHTVPEKKEALTYATIDSTVALCFALLINASILILAAAAFNAHGRTDIVELGEAHSLLSPLLGLAIAPTLFGIALLCCGLNSTVTATLAGQIVMEGFLKIRLQPWVRRLITRAIAIVPAAIVTIWYGDQGTAELLILTQVVLSLQLSFAVFPLVMFTASKAKMGALVAPRWLSGIAYVIAVVIAGLNVKLLLDFVTG
- a CDS encoding S49 family peptidase, with translation MAGFLRKLLPKRFRKDGVTIPVVRLQGAIISGGGQFRPTLNLANVAPVLEKAFAIKDAPAVAISINSPGGSPVQSRLIFTRIRELAREKQKKVLIFVEDVAASGGYMIALAGDEIIADATSIVGSIGVVSGGFGFPELLKKIGVERRVYTAGENKVILDPFQPEKEKDIEYLKSLQLEIHQVFIAMVRERRAGKLKDDATVFSGLFWSGTRGLELGLIDGLGDMRQELKRRYGQKTKLELVTASRGLLGRRIPGVSPVSLEGAGSGLATGLVEAAEERALWSRFGL